The proteins below come from a single Spiroplasma endosymbiont of Atherix ibis genomic window:
- a CDS encoding FMN-dependent NADH-azoreductase, whose product MSKKVLVITGTVSPVEKSFSLALTNRFIKEYKTLNPNDEIINLDLNKEEMAHKTLSRENFGVYFNENDALKYINQLKEVDKIVISSPMNNFNVSGLIKNYLDHILLADQTFSYKYVKKGDAKGLLEHLTVQILTTQGAPFGWYLWGNHTEFLKGTWEFVGATVKEPILFAGTKIAPISTTNHDEAIDTIADQIIKAAKNF is encoded by the coding sequence ATGTCAAAAAAAGTGTTAGTAATTACAGGAACTGTTAGTCCTGTTGAAAAATCATTTTCATTAGCTTTAACAAACAGATTTATTAAAGAATATAAAACTTTAAATCCAAATGATGAAATAATTAATTTAGACTTAAATAAAGAAGAAATGGCTCACAAAACTCTATCAAGAGAAAACTTTGGAGTATATTTTAATGAAAACGATGCTTTAAAATATATTAATCAATTAAAAGAAGTAGATAAAATAGTTATTTCAAGTCCAATGAATAATTTTAATGTTTCAGGGTTAATTAAAAATTATTTAGATCATATTTTATTAGCAGATCAAACTTTCTCATATAAATATGTTAAAAAAGGAGATGCTAAAGGATTATTAGAACACTTAACTGTTCAAATTTTAACTACACAAGGAGCACCTTTTGGATGATATCTATGAGGAAATCACACAGAATTTTTAAAAGGAACATGAGAATTTGTTGGAGCAACAGTAAAAGAACCTATTTTGTTTGCAGGAACAAAAATTGCTCCAATTTCAACAACAAATCATGATGAAGCAATAGATACAATAGCAGATCAAATAATTAAGGCAGCTAAAAACTTTTAA
- a CDS encoding GMP reductase: MYAFDYEDIQLIPSMCVVNSRSECNTEVKLGKYTFKMPVMPANMASVINEELCEKLAKEGHFYVMHRFNVDSFLFTKKMKEKKLISSISVGVKKEDYILIEKLAKENIIPDYITIDIAHGHSLSVKNMIEHIRKHLENKTFIIAGNVGTPHAVRDLEFWGADATKVGVGPGKVCITKLKTGFGTGGWQLGAIKWCSKAANKPIIADGGLRVNGDIAKSIRFGATICMVGSLFAAHEESPGKNVTVDGELFKEYYGSASEYNKGEKIYVEGKKELIKVRGKLMETYKEMQEDLQSSISYSGGKTLNDIKKVDYVILKTSNF, from the coding sequence ATGTACGCTTTTGACTATGAAGATATACAACTTATACCAAGTATGTGTGTAGTAAATTCAAGAAGTGAATGTAACACAGAAGTAAAACTTGGAAAATATACATTTAAAATGCCAGTTATGCCAGCAAACATGGCTTCAGTTATTAATGAAGAATTATGTGAAAAGCTTGCAAAAGAAGGACATTTTTATGTAATGCATAGGTTTAATGTTGACTCATTTTTATTTACAAAAAAAATGAAGGAAAAAAAATTAATTTCATCAATTAGTGTTGGAGTTAAAAAAGAAGATTATATACTTATTGAAAAACTTGCAAAAGAAAATATAATTCCAGATTATATAACAATTGATATTGCTCATGGACACTCATTAAGTGTTAAAAATATGATTGAACATATTAGAAAACATTTAGAAAATAAGACTTTTATAATTGCAGGAAATGTTGGAACACCTCATGCAGTAAGAGATTTAGAATTTTGAGGTGCTGATGCAACTAAAGTTGGAGTTGGACCTGGTAAAGTATGTATTACTAAACTAAAAACTGGTTTTGGAACTGGTGGATGACAACTTGGTGCAATTAAATGATGTAGTAAAGCTGCTAACAAACCAATTATTGCTGATGGTGGTTTAAGAGTTAATGGTGATATTGCAAAATCAATAAGATTTGGAGCAACTATTTGTATGGTTGGTAGTTTATTTGCAGCTCATGAAGAATCACCAGGAAAAAATGTTACTGTTGATGGAGAATTATTTAAAGAATATTATGGAAGTGCAAGTGAATATAATAAAGGTGAAAAAATATATGTTGAAGGAAAAAAAGAATTAATTAAAGTAAGAGGAAAATTAATGGAAACCTACAAAGAAATGCAAGAAGATTTACAATCATCTATTTCATATTCAGGGGGAAAAACATTAAATGATATTAAAAAAGTCGACTATGTTATATTAAAAACAAGTAATTTTTAA